Part of the Acidimicrobiales bacterium genome is shown below.
CAGTAGCTCCCGGCGGGCGGCGCCTCGAACTCGCGGGTGATGAGTCCGACCGATCGGTTCAGAAAGAGGCGCCGGTACCGACGCCGGGTCAGGCCGAGACGAACAGGCCGTCGGCCGAGGGGTCGACGACGCCCGGGGGCTGCCAACGGCCGCCCAGGCGTGACCGCGACGACCTAGCGCCGGCCCGGAGGTCCCGACGGCGCAGGGTCGCCCACACCACCTTGCCGCCGTCGTCGGCGTCGACCCCCCACGCCTCGGCCACCGAGGTCACCAGCGCCAGGCCGCGACCGGACGTGGCGAAGCGCGGTGGCGTCGTCGGCACGGGGCAGCGGGGGTTGTCGTCGTGGACCTCGACGCGCACGGTGTCGGCGCCGATGCCGAGCTGGACGAGGAGGTCCGTCCGGGCATGCTGGACGGCGTTGGTGACCAGCTCGTGGGCGACGAGCGTCACCATCCAGGCCGTGTCCCCGGTGACGCCGCCGTCGTTCAGGGCGCCCTGGACGAAGCGCCGGGCGCGCCATGCGCTGTCCAGGTCCGGAGGAAGGCTGAGAACGGCGTCCATCAACAGGCGTCGGGACCGTCGTCCCGTGCGCGCCACGTACCCCGGCCGCGAACGGGACAAACCGCCCCGGGCGCCGGGTCTCGCCGCCGTTCGCGGGTCGCTAGTGTCGGCCCGATGGGGCCCGAGGACGCCCGTCGCTACGCCCGGCTGCTCTCCTACGGGCGCATCGCCCTCGGCGTGACGGCGCTGGTCGCGCCCCGTCTCCCGTCGCTGCCGTGGCTGGGCGACGCCGAGTCTCGCCGTTCCTCCGTCCAGCTCCTCGCCCGGTCGCTCGGGGCGCGGGACGTGGCGCTCGGGCTCGGCCCGGTGCTGGCGCTGCGCCATGAGGCCCCGGCCCGGGGCTGGATGGAGGCGGGCGGGCTGGCCGACGCCGGCGACCTGGTGGGCACCCTCGTCGCCTGGCGGACGCTCCCGCGCCGGACCCGCCTCGTCATGCTCGGGGTCATCTCGTCGTCGATGGTCGCCTCCCGCGTCCTGGCGACGTCGCTTCACTGACGGACGACCGGCGGTGATCCGGACAGCCGCCCACCACCCGGTAGGTTGGGCGACCGGCCGCGCCCGTGCGGCGGACCCGCCGCCGCCCTCACGGCCGGCGCACGGTGCGTCGCCACCGGCCGGGCCCCGACCTGCGAGGAGGCAACCGTGAACTGTCCCGTCGACGGCGCCACGCTGGAGATGAGCGAGCGCCAGGGTGTCGAGATCGACTACTGCCCGAACTGTCGGGGTGTGTGGCTCGACCGCGGGGAGCTCGACAAGATCATCGAGCGGTCGGAGTCCTGGTCGCCGCCGCCCGAGCCGCGGCGGGACCGCGACGACGACCGTCACGAGCCGCGACGCGACGACCGCTCGGCCGTCCCCTACAAGAAGAAGAAGCGGTCCTCGTTCCTGAGCGAGCTCTTCGAGGACTGACTGACGGCAGCCGCCGCGGCCGCCGCGGCCGCCCGGACGTCAGCCGCCGCCCGGGTGCATGCCGGGCGACCGCGACTGGTCGAGGCAGAACGACGCCCCGGGCGCGAACCCGTTCGGGAAGTGGAACCCCGGCCCCGGCCCGCCGGGCACGGCGGCACCCGATCCTCCGGCCGCCGAGCCCACCTGGCCCGCCGGCGGCCAGGAGGAGAGGTGGCCCCCGGTGACGTAGTCGCCCACGATGTGCTGGCCGTGGACGGCGATCCCGAGGGTGGTTGCGCACGTCGGCGCCGCCCCCGACGGCGTCGCCCCTGCCCCGACGGCGACCAGGCCGGCGACGATGCCGGCGGCCACGCCGGCACCGACCCGTCGGCGCATCACGCCACCTCGGCGGTGGTGGGGTCGATGACCCGGCGGACGCGGCGGACCTTGTCGGCCGGGAAGCCGCCGCCGCGAGCGTGCTCGAGGACGGCGCCCTCGTCGTCGGCGACGTAGACGCAGTGGATCCCGTCGTCGGTCACGTAGCTGTGCAGCCACTGGACCCGCGGGGCCAAGCCGGCCAGGACCTCGTTGGACTTCTGGGCGATGGCCCGGACCTCGTCGTCGCTGAACTGCCCGGCGCCCGGGATGCTGCGCTCGATAAGGAACTTCGGCATGGCGGATCCTCCTCGTCCCGCCGGGCCCAGGTGGCGCCGGCGTCGAGGACGACCGTACGAACCGGCCCTTCCTCAAACCTTCCCGGCCGACAGCTCGGAGGAAGCCAGCCGGCAACGGCCGGCGTCGAGGCGCTGGCCCCACCGGTCGAAGCCCTCGGCCGCCTGCTGGAGCAGCCGCGCCGCACCAGCCGCATCGCCGCTCGAGCGAGCCACGGCGGCCCTGGCCTCGTCGAGGGCTGCTCTCCAGCCGCCGCGGGGGTAGAAGGCGGCGACCACGCGCTCGCTGCGCGCCAGGTAACCGGCGGCGCGCTCCACCTCCCCGGCCGCCGCGCAGGCGATGGCCGCCGGGACGCTGAGGTTGACCGAGCACGGCGGGCACGTCTCCAGCGGCCCGCGGAGGTCCCGGTCCGCCTCCTCCACGGCGTCGACGGCGGCGCTGGCGTCGCGTGCGGCCCGGATCGCCGTGCCGTGGATCCGATCGAGGAGGTGGCGGGTCCCCACCGGCGACCCCCGGGCCGCCACGAAGGCCTCGTCGAGCGCCGCCCGGGCGCCGTCCTCGTCGCCGGCCGCCAGCAGGGCCTCGGCCAGCCGCTGGAGAGTGAGCGCCTCGCCGCACAGGACCCCCACCGTCCGGTGCCGGGCCACGGCGGTGCGCAGGTGCCCGGTCGCCACCGCCACGTCGCCCCGCAGGAGGTGGGCCTCCCCGAGGAGCGTGGCCGCGAACGCCTCGGCCCTCGCCGCCCCGGCCTCGCCAGCTCGCCGGGCCAGGTCGGTGGCGAAGGCGATGACGTCCTCGTACGGCGCGCCGCCGTAGAGGTACGACTCGGCCACGCAGAGATGGGCGTCGATGACGACCGTGGCCAGGTCGGGGCGAAGGGTCGAGTCGAGCAGGTCGAGCGACGCCCGCTGCGGCCAGGTGCCCCGCTCGTGGGCGACCATGGCGGTCAGCATGGTGGCGTCGACGAAGTCGCGGAGGTCGCCTGTCTCGACCGCCAGCGCCCGCGCCTCCCGCCCCGCCTCGTCGGCGTCGTCGAGCCGGCCGGCGCACCACCAGGCCAGGCCTCGGGCGACCAGAAGCTGGACGCGGTCGGCCGGGTCGACGTCGTCCACGCCGGCCAGCGTCTCCAGGGCGGCGGGGATGTCGCCGGCGACGACGAGCGTCTTGGCCCGCCGGATGGCGAGCGACCGGCGGGCCGGCGGCTCGGCCACGGCCATCGCCACGGCGTAGGCGGCGGGGGCGCCGGGGTCGCCGACGGTGGCGAGCGCGTCGGCCCGCCAAGCCAACAGCTCCGGGTCGCGAGGTGCCACGGCCAGGCCGCGGTCGGCGAGGGTGACGGCGTCCGCCTGGGCCCCGACGGCGAAGGCGTCCACGACGGCCCGCCGCAGCCAGGGCAGGGCGTCGGTGCCCCGACCGGCGGCGAGGAGGTGGTGGGCCACCCGGGCGGCGGGGGCACCCAGGCCGGCCAGCCGCTCGGCGGCGGCCAGCTGGGCCTCTGTCACCTGGGCGGGCGGGACGTCTCGGCACAGCTCCTCGCGGACGAGGTCGTGCCGGAAGCGGTACGACGACCCGCGGCGGGCGACGACGCCGGCGTCGGTGGCCGCCACCAGGTCGTCGAGCGCCCGGTCCGGCCCCACGCCGGCCAGGGCGGCGAACTCGTCGGCCGTGAGCTCCTCGGCCACCAGGGCGACGCGTCGCAGGGCCCGCTCGGTGTGGGTGGGCAGCCGTCGCATGCGGGCGGCGATGGCGGCGCCGACCCCGCCCGCCGGAGCGGCGGCCACGGCGTCGGTGCTGGTGGCCACCTCGAGGGCGAGGAAGGGGTTCCCACCGCTCAGATCCCACACCAGGTCGAGCTCGTCCCGTGAGGGAACGCCGTCGCGGACGCCGGTGACGATGTCGTCGATCTCCGGCCGTCGCAGGGGCCCCAGGTGGATGCCGACGGCCACGCCGCCGCCGACCAGCGCATCGCGCAGGTCGCGCACCGGCGGCGGAGGGCCGGGCCGCAGGCCGGCGACGACGAGCAGGCCCCGCGGGAACGGCGCGCCGGCGAGGAGGTGGAGCAGCTCGACGGTGGCGTCGTCGGCGTGGTGCAGGTCGTCGACGACGAGGACGCCGTTCGTCGCGTCGGCGGCGGCCAGCAGATGCGTGACCAGATGGAGCACCGCCTGGCGATGGACGGGGACCGACGGCGCGGCTGCGGCCGTGCCGTCGAGGCGGGCGAGCAGGGAGCGCTCGGCGTCACCGAGGGCCCGGCCCAGGTCCGGCCGTTGGAGCAGCAGGCCGCCCACCGCCTCGGTGAGCGGGGCGTAGGGCAGCGACCGGGTCGACTCCCGGGCGGCTGCTCGGAGCACCAACCACCCGTCGGCGGCGGCCTGGTCGGCCAGCTCCTCGCAGAGCCGGGTCTTGCCGATGCCGGCCGGGCCCTCGACCAGGACCGCCGCCGGCCGGCCCTCGCGCGCCCGGCGCAGGGCGGCGCCGGCGCGCACGAGCTCGATCTCCCGTCCCACCAGACCGGGACGGACGGCGCCCGTGGCGGCCGTGCCGAGGATCTCCCGGTAGAGCCCCGTCGTCTCGGCCGACGGGGCGAGGCCCAGCTCGCGAGCGAGTGCGGTCCGCACGCGCTGGTACTGGCGGATGGCGGCGTGGACCCGACCGGCCGCCAGGTGCTCGCGCATCAGCGCCCGGTGGGCCGCCTCGTCGGTCGGCTCGGTGTCCACCACGTCGGCCCACCGCCCGGCGGTCCGGAGGAGGTCGACGTGGAGCCTCCGCAGCCGGTCCCGCTCGACCAGCGTCCACTCCTCGTAGCGATCCTCGGGGAGCAGGTCGCCGCTGTAGCCGGCGGCCGCCTCGGCGCAGGCGGCGGCGTCGCCGGACCGCAGGGCCGCCTCGGCCGAGGCCGAGAACCGCTCGGCGTCGACGTCGACGGCGGCGCCCGGGCACAGCACGACGGCTCCGCCCCGGAGGACGACGAAGTCCCTGGACCCGGTCGCCCGTCGCGCCAGCGACGCCGCCTTGTGGAGGTTGGCGCGCGCCGCCCGGGGGTCGAGGTCGGGCCACAGGCTGTCCATGGCCTGTTCGGGCGTCAGCCGGTGACCGGGCGCCAGCGCCAGGAGAGCGACGAGCTGGCGCGACCGCCGGGACCTCCACGCGTCGGCGGGAACGGCCACGCCGTCGACGTCCACCTCGAACCCGCCGAGCATCCGCACCCGCACGTGCACGCGGAGAGTGTGGCACCCGCGACGATCCGGGGGGTCGCCGTCGCCGCTACGGGCCCGGGTCGGAGGGCGGCGGCGTCCGAGCGACGCCGTCGTCCGCTTCCACGTCCTCGGCGTCGAGCTCCACGTACCAGACGTCGGCGCACTCGCGGCAGCGGTAGGTGACGACGTCGCCGACCCGCCACCCGGTCTCGGGTGCGCCGAGCGGCGACCGGTGGCAGGTCCCGCCGCAGTCGACGCACACGATCGTCCCGGGGATGCCCATGGGCGCAGCCTGGCACCTCGGGTCGTGCCCGGGAGCCCTCGCCCGGTAGATTCGCCGCCCTCATGGGTGCGCTGACGAGGAACCACGTCCGCGTCTCCGGCGTCGCGGGCGGTCTCCCATGGTGTTCGCCCATGGGTTCGGGTGCGACCTCCACATGTGGCGGTACGTGGCGCCGGCGTTCGAGCCGGACCACCGGGTCGTCCTCTTCGACCACGTCGGCGCCGGCGGCTCGGACCTCGCCGCGTTCGATGCCGACCGGTACGCCACCCTCGACGGATACGCCGGAGACGTGTTGGAGATCTGCGCCGAGCTGGGGCTCCAGGACGTGGTGTTCGTCGGCCACTCGGTGAGCGCCATGATCGGCGTGCTGGCCGCCGTCCGGGAGCCCAGCCGCTTCGCCAAGCTGGTGCTGGTCGGCCCGTCGCCCCGGTACGTGGACGACGACGGGCACGTCGGCGGGTTCGGCCGCGCCGACATCGACGAGCTGCTGGACTCCCTCGACAGCAACTACCTCGGGTGGTCGCGGGCCATGGCGCCGGTGATCATGGGGCGGCCCGACCGCCCCGTGGCCGCCGCCTACCGCCCCGCCGGCGCCGGCGACGAGGTCGGCGGGGACTTCTACGACGTCTTCGGGACACGCGGTGGTGCGTGGGTGGTGGTGCTGGGTGACGTCGGCGGGAAGGGAGCCGAGGCGGCCGCTGTGACGGCCCTCGCCCGCTACCCGCTCCGGGCGACCGCCATCGGCGACGCGGCGCCGGCACGGGTCCTGGAGGATCGCGCCGACGAGGTGGCACGGGCCGTCGTCGACGAGGTCGTGGTGTTCCAGGAGGGCGTCCCCCGGGACGACATCGCGCTCGTCGTCGTCGGCGTGCCGCCGGCGCGCTGACGGGCCGACTCCCGGCGGGTGCTCGGCACCGGGCGACGCCGTACCGGCCGCGCCACCATGGAGGCGTGGACGCCATCAGCTTCACCGCCGGGATCACGTACAACGACGGGCGGGTCGTGACGGTCGACGTCACCGGCATCGACGCCGCCGGCATCTCGTACCGGTCGGAGGCGGGCGACGGCACGGTGCCGTGGAGCGAGGTCAAGGCGGCGATGCTGGCCACCACCGACCACATGCTGGAGACGGGCGGCTCGATGCTCGCCATGGCCGAGGTGCTGCGGGACACCGGCGACCCGGGCCAGCGCTCCGAGGAGATGCGCCGGTTCGGCCTCGACGTGCTCGGGCAGGCCGCGCCACGGGTCTGCCCGCTGGGCGACGGGTGCGGGCTCCGCGCCGGGACCGGCCCGGGCGACGGTCCTCAGCCGCCGAGGAGGTAGCGCGGGCCGGGACCCGCCTCGCCGGCCACGTCGCCCGGGTTTGCCAGCTTGCACAGCGACAGCGACAGGCAGCCGCACCCGATGCAGCCGTCGAGGCGGTCCCGGAGGCGCTCGAGGGTGGCGATGCGCTCGTCCAGGCGGGGCCGCCACGACGCCGACAGCCTCTCCCAGTCCCGCCGGTCGGGCGTACGCCCCTCGGGGAGCGACGACAGCGCGTCCCGGATCTCTGGGAGCGACAAACCGACCTGCTGGGCGATCCGGACGAACGACACGCGGCGGATTGTGTCGCGCCGGTACCGGCGCTGGCCACCGGCGGTACGGCTCGAGGAGATCAGCCTCTCGGCCTCGTAGAAGCGCAGCGCCGAAGGGGCGACGCCCGTCCGCTCGCTCAGGGCCCCGATGGTCAGGTCGTCCACGCTCGCTCCCGTCGCAGGAAATCCGCTTGACTTCAAGTCAACTTTAACCAGCAGACTGCGTCCGGGCGGGAATCCGTGAACGCCCGGGAGGACGTCGCGATGGACATGGGGTTCAGCCAGTGGATGGCGCTGGAGAGCGCGATGCAGGGCGCCCAGCCGCGGCGGACCGTCACCAGGGCGACCCTGCGCCGGATCTGGGCGTTCGCCAAGCCCCACCGGCGCAAGCTGGCCGCCTTCCTCGCCCTCAGCGTGGTGGCGGCCGTCCTCACCGTCGCGAGCCCGGTGCTGGCCGGGCGGGTGGTCGACAAGATCATCGAGGGCCGCGGGGCGGACACCGTGGTCGGTCTGGCCCTGGTCATCGCCCTGCTGGCGGTGCTGGACGCCGCCGTGGGGATCGCCGAGCGCTGGCAGTCGTCCCGCATAGGCGAGGGGCTCATCCTCGACCTGCGCCGCGCCGTGTTCGCCCACGTGCAGCGCATGCCGGTGGCGTTCTTCACCCGGACTCGCACCGGTGCGCTCGTGAGCCGCCTGAACAACGACGTGATCGGCGCCCAGCGGGCGTTCACCTGGACGCTGTCGGGCGTCGTGACCAACGTCATCGGGCTGCTGCTCACCCTCGGGGTGATGCTGCGCCTGTCGTGGCAGATCACGGCCCTGGCCATGCTCCTGTTCCCGGTCTTCGTGGTGCCCGCCCGCCGCATGGGCGGCCGGCTGGCGCGGATGGAGCGCGAGGCGGCCGACCACAACGCGGCGATGACGACGCAGATGACCGAGCGCTTCTCGGCGCCGGGGGCGACGCTGGTCAAGCTGTTCGGCCGGCCGGACCACGAGGAGGCGCAGTTCGGCGAGCGGGCCGGGCGGGTGGCCGAGATCGGCGTGCGCACCGCCATGGGCCAGTGGATCTTCCTCACCGCGCTGTCGATGGTGTCGGCCCTCGCCCTCGCCCTCGTCTACGGCCTGGGCGGGTGGATGGCGCTGCGGGGCGACCTCGAGCCCGGCACCGTCGTCACCCTGGCCCTCCTGCTCACCCGCCTCTACGGGCCGCTCACGGCGCTGGCCAGCGCCCGGGTGGACGCCATGTCGGCCCTGGTCAGCTTCGAGCGGGTCTTCGAGGTGCTCGACCTGCCGCCCCTGATCACCGAGAAGGCCGACGCCGTGGGCGTCCCCGACGGTCCCGTGTCCGTCGAGTTCGAGGGCGTGCGCTTCGCCTACCCGTCGGCCGACAAGGTCTCGTTGGCGTCGCTGGAGGAGGTGGCGGCCCTCGACACCTCCACCGGCGCCGAGGTGCTCCACGGCGTGTCGTTCCGCGTCGAGCCCGGGCAGCTGGTGGCCCTCGTCGGGTCGTCGGGGAGCGGCAAGTCCACCATCGCCGCCCTGGCCGCCCGGTTGTACGACGTCGACGCGGGCGCCGTCCGCCTGTCCGGCGTCGACGTGCGGGACCTGACGTTCCGGTCGATCCGCGAGACCCTGGGCGTCGTCACCCAGGACGGCCACCTGTTCCACGACACCATCCGCGAGAACCTCCGTTTCGCCCGCCCGGACGCCACCGAGGACGCGCTGTGGGACGCCCTGCGGCGGGCCCGGCTGGCCGACCTCGTAAGGTCCCTCCCCGACGGGCTCGACACGCTCGTGGGCGAGCGGGGCTACCGCCTCTCCGGCGGTGAGCGGCAGAGGCTGACGATCGCCCGCCTCCTGCTCGCCCGCCCGCGCGTGGTCATCCTCGACGAGGCGACGGCCCACCTCGACTCGACGTCCGAGGCGGCCGTCCAGGCCGCCCTGGGCGACGCCCTGGAGGGGCGCACCGCCG
Proteins encoded:
- a CDS encoding ATP-binding protein; the encoded protein is MDAVLSLPPDLDSAWRARRFVQGALNDGGVTGDTAWMVTLVAHELVTNAVQHARTDLLVQLGIGADTVRVEVHDDNPRCPVPTTPPRFATSGRGLALVTSVAEAWGVDADDGGKVVWATLRRRDLRAGARSSRSRLGGRWQPPGVVDPSADGLFVSA
- a CDS encoding zf-TFIIB domain-containing protein is translated as MNCPVDGATLEMSERQGVEIDYCPNCRGVWLDRGELDKIIERSESWSPPPEPRRDRDDDRHEPRRDDRSAVPYKKKKRSSFLSELFED
- a CDS encoding DUF4242 domain-containing protein encodes the protein MPKFLIERSIPGAGQFSDDEVRAIAQKSNEVLAGLAPRVQWLHSYVTDDGIHCVYVADDEGAVLEHARGGGFPADKVRRVRRVIDPTTAEVA
- a CDS encoding AAA family ATPase, with the protein product MHVRVRMLGGFEVDVDGVAVPADAWRSRRSRQLVALLALAPGHRLTPEQAMDSLWPDLDPRAARANLHKAASLARRATGSRDFVVLRGGAVVLCPGAAVDVDAERFSASAEAALRSGDAAACAEAAAGYSGDLLPEDRYEEWTLVERDRLRRLHVDLLRTAGRWADVVDTEPTDEAAHRALMREHLAAGRVHAAIRQYQRVRTALARELGLAPSAETTGLYREILGTAATGAVRPGLVGREIELVRAGAALRRAREGRPAAVLVEGPAGIGKTRLCEELADQAAADGWLVLRAAARESTRSLPYAPLTEAVGGLLLQRPDLGRALGDAERSLLARLDGTAAAAPSVPVHRQAVLHLVTHLLAAADATNGVLVVDDLHHADDATVELLHLLAGAPFPRGLLVVAGLRPGPPPPVRDLRDALVGGGVAVGIHLGPLRRPEIDDIVTGVRDGVPSRDELDLVWDLSGGNPFLALEVATSTDAVAAAPAGGVGAAIAARMRRLPTHTERALRRVALVAEELTADEFAALAGVGPDRALDDLVAATDAGVVARRGSSYRFRHDLVREELCRDVPPAQVTEAQLAAAERLAGLGAPAARVAHHLLAAGRGTDALPWLRRAVVDAFAVGAQADAVTLADRGLAVAPRDPELLAWRADALATVGDPGAPAAYAVAMAVAEPPARRSLAIRRAKTLVVAGDIPAALETLAGVDDVDPADRVQLLVARGLAWWCAGRLDDADEAGREARALAVETGDLRDFVDATMLTAMVAHERGTWPQRASLDLLDSTLRPDLATVVIDAHLCVAESYLYGGAPYEDVIAFATDLARRAGEAGAARAEAFAATLLGEAHLLRGDVAVATGHLRTAVARHRTVGVLCGEALTLQRLAEALLAAGDEDGARAALDEAFVAARGSPVGTRHLLDRIHGTAIRAARDASAAVDAVEEADRDLRGPLETCPPCSVNLSVPAAIACAAAGEVERAAGYLARSERVVAAFYPRGGWRAALDEARAAVARSSGDAAGAARLLQQAAEGFDRWGQRLDAGRCRLASSELSAGKV
- a CDS encoding alpha/beta fold hydrolase, whose amino-acid sequence is MVFAHGFGCDLHMWRYVAPAFEPDHRVVLFDHVGAGGSDLAAFDADRYATLDGYAGDVLEICAELGLQDVVFVGHSVSAMIGVLAAVREPSRFAKLVLVGPSPRYVDDDGHVGGFGRADIDELLDSLDSNYLGWSRAMAPVIMGRPDRPVAAAYRPAGAGDEVGGDFYDVFGTRGGAWVVVLGDVGGKGAEAAAVTALARYPLRATAIGDAAPARVLEDRADEVARAVVDEVVVFQEGVPRDDIALVVVGVPPAR
- the soxR gene encoding redox-sensitive transcriptional activator SoxR; translated protein: MDDLTIGALSERTGVAPSALRFYEAERLISSSRTAGGQRRYRRDTIRRVSFVRIAQQVGLSLPEIRDALSSLPEGRTPDRRDWERLSASWRPRLDERIATLERLRDRLDGCIGCGCLSLSLCKLANPGDVAGEAGPGPRYLLGG
- a CDS encoding ABC transporter ATP-binding protein → MDMGFSQWMALESAMQGAQPRRTVTRATLRRIWAFAKPHRRKLAAFLALSVVAAVLTVASPVLAGRVVDKIIEGRGADTVVGLALVIALLAVLDAAVGIAERWQSSRIGEGLILDLRRAVFAHVQRMPVAFFTRTRTGALVSRLNNDVIGAQRAFTWTLSGVVTNVIGLLLTLGVMLRLSWQITALAMLLFPVFVVPARRMGGRLARMEREAADHNAAMTTQMTERFSAPGATLVKLFGRPDHEEAQFGERAGRVAEIGVRTAMGQWIFLTALSMVSALALALVYGLGGWMALRGDLEPGTVVTLALLLTRLYGPLTALASARVDAMSALVSFERVFEVLDLPPLITEKADAVGVPDGPVSVEFEGVRFAYPSADKVSLASLEEVAALDTSTGAEVLHGVSFRVEPGQLVALVGSSGSGKSTIAALAARLYDVDAGAVRLSGVDVRDLTFRSIRETLGVVTQDGHLFHDTIRENLRFARPDATEDALWDALRRARLADLVRSLPDGLDTLVGERGYRLSGGERQRLTIARLLLARPRVVILDEATAHLDSTSEAAVQAALGDALEGRTAVVIAHRLSTIREADLILVVEDGRVVERGTHAELLVAGGRYAELHRTQFDQPRPGEGPADDAPAGATVAPLAAS